ATGACCCCAGGTCAGTATCTAGCACCCAgatcacaaacacctgtaattgCAGTTTTAGAGAATTTGACttcctcttctgactttcatgACATCCTCACAAACATGGCCTACATTCGCACATATTCACACGCACACGCccatgaataaatcttttttttttttttaatgtcagtgtCATGTAGGGTAAGCTGCCTTAAACTCATACCAAACCTCTTGCCCCAGcacagtctcctaagtgctgggattacagatgtcagTCACCATGCACAGCTTTTAACACAGTAAATATAATGGGAATTAACCTACATAAAACTTTGAGGCACTTAATAATGTATAAGCACAAATAAGAGACCCTGAAACCAAAACATTCATAATCTCAACACACCTCCTGACAGGACTCAAAGAGCTCCAATTACAGGAGGAAGTGGTCTCCATAAGTCCCTGGTCTGAGGTTTTGCCTTCACAGTGTTTGAGGTAGGGAAGCCATACGTTTGGAATTCCCTCATGGCCCCAAATTCCTTTCTGTAGCTTTCAATCAATGTTAGCTGTCCCTTCTGTCCATCTGGACACATGTTCTCACTCCCACTGCAAGGACGACTTCTGGAGAAATACACTCACAGTCACTGTGGTCTCTCCCCACAAACCACAACGCTATTAATTACCCAGAGAGGAACAAAGTCTCAATCCCTCCAGTTTTCCAGACACCAAGGATGGGGGCTGCAGTGCAGCgtccagctctcctgctgctctCAATACTCCTGCCTCTGATGAAGACCAAGACCCATAGTGGCGCTGGTGAGTGTGGGTCAGGAAGGGAAGGGTCTCTGTCAGCAGAGCTAGGGTACCCGGCCAGGGCAGAATCCCAAAAGCCCTTTCTCATCACCCACCCAGATCCTCCCAGCCCTCTCCACCTGCATtctgattcctgagccttgatcCCCTCCAGGCCAGCACACCTGCCCATGGTCCTGTGAGTGTCGCTGTGTACCTCCCCCAGGGTCACACTCGCTGCGGTATTTCGTAACCACGACTGCATCTCGAACTGGTCCTCAAGGTCTCAAAGTCTTCGCTGTTGGCTACGTGGATGACACTCAAATCCTGCGCTTCGAAAGTGACATGGCTACTAAGATGGAACCGCTCGTGCCATGGGCGAGGCTGATGGGCAGGGATTATTTGGAGTGGGAGAGAGTAGGTATGGAGAGATATTCACACAAGGCCCGAGAAAATGTGAGATTTGCACTCCAGATCTATAACCAGAGCAATGACGGTGAGTGACCCCTACATGTCCCCATGGGTTGGCCCAAGTCGCCTCAGGCCCTAGATTCTAGGTTCGGTCCCAGGCTGTGGGGCCCGCAGAGACCCTGGACCCGAGAAAGCATCGGACTAAGACCGGGTTTCTAGCTCAGTTTAGGTGGAAATTCTGTGGGTGGGCTGGGCCCTGAGACCGGGCTGACTTTGGGGGCGGCGGTAGGCTCTCATACGTTCCAGTGTTTCATTGGTTGCGACGTGGGTCCAGACCGACGCTTCCTCCGTGGGCACTATAGACATGCCTTTGATGGCCATGATTACATCAGCCTGAACGAGGACCTGAGAACTTGGACTGCCGCAGACAAGACGGCTCAGATCACTCAGCGGCAgtgggaggaaaaaaatgtagCACAGGATTGGAGGCTCATCTTGGAGGGCCAGTGCGTTGCTTGGCTACTCAGACACCTGGAGCTAGGGAAGGAGACTCTGCAGCGCTCAGGTAAGAGGGTCTGAGAAACAATTCCTCCTTCTGCACTCGGAGTAGGGCGCATGCCTCCaaggaggcaggaaatgaaacTAGCTGAAATACTGTAGCTCTTCTTGTATCCGGAGGGGAAGAAGTGCTCCTGGTTTTTCTGACCCAACATCAGAGAGTgactctcctgggactcacaccTCTCTTAAGACAGTTTAGGGTCTCTTGGGATAATAGGaaagatgtaacatgaatcttaaacggtcttattaagtaaaaaacaaaaaacaaaaaacaaaaaacaaaaaaacctggtgccacctattggggtaaattctgaaagatcagagagacagaacaagccacagccaacctcccCTCACTACTCCTCAGCTGATTccttttcctcagactggaagcctctgaatcctcaccggaatggatctcagctgaactgctgcttgaaagcctaaaagctaaaagcctctagttcctagtccacatgccttatatgcctttgtgcttcctgccatcacatcctgggattaaaggcttgtctttcccaagcaagacatgagatctcaagtgctggactAAAGTtgtgtgcaccacacctggctctgttcctagtgtggccttgaactcacagagatccatctggtgataggattaaaggtgtgtgtgccatcattttctggcctctatgtctaatcttgtGGCTGTTCTgatctctgatcccagataagttttattagggtacacaatatatcggggacacaatatatcaccacagaaagaaGATCCCTGAAATAACCAACAGAAACCCTGTTCAGTCTGCAGCCCATTGTGAACCATGGCTTCTCAGAGGCTGAGTTTTCTGCCCACACCCAATGTCTTTGGAGGTCTGACTTAAGTGATGATGAATCTCTCATCCCTCCACCCAAGTCAAGACCAGAAATCCTCTTTTCATGGTGGGAGACTTGGGAGTATTCCTTTTCCAAGGAATATATTATACTAAGTGCCTGAGTGCACACAACATTTGTGGAattttcacccccacccccccatctccTGCCCACATCTTGATTCTCTTGTGTGTTGCAGGATACGCACATGAATATAGCTTAAGTCcccagaaaaattataaaatgcttgAATTTTCCAACTCTTCTCCTTAGACCCTCCAAAGGCACATATAACTCATCACCCCAGACCTGAAGGTGATGTCACCTTGAGATGCTGGGCCATCAGGTTCTATCCATCTGAGATAATCCTGACCTGGAAGAGGGATGGGGAAGACCAGACCCAGGACATGGAGCTGGTGAACACCAGGCCTGCAGGtgatggaaccttccagaagtgggcagctgtggtggtgccttcTGGAGAGGAGCAGAGATATACATGCCATGTGCAACATGAAGGGCTGCCTGAGCCCCTCACCCTGAGATGGGGTAAGGAGGGGTGAGAGCACAGAGCCTATTATCAGGAAGACAGGTGACCTTCTGGAGACCCTGAGTGGGATCAGTGCTGAGCTGGAGGTTAGGGCCCCTTAACTCTACTCTGTCTTCCCAGAGCCACCACCTCCTTGGCCCACAATTGGAATGACTGTTGGTGTGGTTCTCCTTGGAGTTGTGGTCACTGGAGCTGTAGCTGCCCTTGTGATGATGAGGAAGAAAAGTTCAGGTAGGGAAGGGATTGGTGTCTGAGGGTTTTCCATAGAGTTGAAGCCCTAGATGGAAATGTGCTCATGTCCTGTTTTGTTGCTATGAGACACACCTATGTGTGAGTGCTCACCTAACCTGGAACGCAGTGGACtagcagggtttttgttttgttttgcttttttttttttttttttttttttttttttttttaagataaggtatctttacatagccctggttgtcctggaacccactatgcagaccaggctagaaTCAagatcacctgtctctgcctcccaagtgctatcaTATACAGCAGTGctaatactttttaaagtatGGGCTATGGAGGTACTCTAGAGCATCATTACCCTGGATCTCTGTCAgtctttttatttcctctgatTTAGTTACTCAGGTAACTTTTCCAGGAATCTACATTCATCATTGTATTTCTACCTTTTACTATCTTGTCCCAGCTCTTGAACTCTCCTTACACATTAAGGGAACACCTAGTAAGTgtacagaaaggagacagagagcaagTCTCTCTGTCACTTTCCTAACATTCCTGCAGCTGGGCACCACATGGTAGTCCTCGGCTCCACCAGCTGAGTGACCACATGCTGCACCTTGACTCAGCACATGGTGATAAGGAAAAGCTGGAACTTCATAAGTGAATTTGGCTGGGGTGACATTGGCACATCCAGTTCCCATGAGCAGCAGGAAATCTGTCCCATAGAGACCAGATCCTGGGTGTCAGTGATTCCTGTGCTCAGTGGATTCTTGTAGATGTGATGTTGATGTTCTTGTCAGTTCTGTTCCTAACTATGAAGCCTCAGATTTGGTTCAtggctttttcaaaaaaaaaaaaaatcaccaacccTCCAATATCTTTATTaaattcctttgtttttaaatgataagaatttttattccattatttatacttaaaaataagaaatcagcCTAGGGAATTTTCAGATAGCAGCCAGTCTATTCTATGTAATTGCTTcctgtttttctatatgaagctaCACCTCATGGGAGAGAAAACAATACAAATCGGTCAACATGACAACTCAGGACTGATAATGTatattctcccttctctttctcaaccCCTCCCCAAAATGGAATGCCTATATAACACCCCTTTCCATTATGGAGGCTGTTCTTACCACTAACATCAGTGGCCATAAATCCTGTTCCAAAATTCTCAGGACTCTTTCCAGATCCCTCATTTAGATtgctcagtatgtagcccaggactcacacttcctttttctgtttctctgttaacAGCATCTCACACTGGATCCCAGgctggtattggtgaaattattttggctactccatgtagttaaaaggatatttatttaatggcataactcacaaattaagtgataggtaggttgcagggtctgggaaaggtgtattgcagtccagtggtgttctctggacctctgctcggtccacctccaacattcagggtcctggaacagagagagcgctggcccatccagctttcaggtctccaggcacctcccctggcctggcctcataggcgtgacagttgccagagtctcaatgggggttggaacttccagatccaagctggaatggctacccactacaggctgGCTTGGgaatcactatgtagctgtgatggttaatcttcattgttaacttgactggatttagagtcTCCTGGGAGATTCAGTTCTGGTCACATCTGTAAGAGTGTTTCCAGAGATTAATTAAGGATGGAAAACCAACCCTGGGGCCCAAGGATAAAATGAAGAACAGGAGAAAGCCAGATGAGAGGATGCCTCCATGCTCCTTCCTGATCTACTGAAGTTGGAGGAATCCCAACCACATGCCCCTGCTGCCATTTATTCCATCACACCTTATGCTGAGATTGACTGAACCTTCTGAAATCATGAATcagaataaatctttcttcctttaagttgcttctgctGGATATTTTgtcacacaattttaaaaaatttaataataaaaatccgtATGGCAATGAAATACCTACAATCCTCTTTCCCTATCCTGGAGTGTTAGAATTACATATatgaaccaccatacctggcagcAGGAATTATTTATGTAACGTGCCACAAGTGAGGCTGATGGAGCTAGGAGGCCCAGGAGCTCCTTGTTACATTCCTTGCAGCTCCATGATCTGAATAACAGCTGCCTCTGCACCACTTGTTATAAATACAGAGATTCTTGTGTCTTCACAGATTTCCcaagccttttgttttgtttctgtttgtgagGTTTGgttccctttgtttgtttgttgaaacagtctcactatgtagccttgacttgCCTGGAGCTAGCTGTacatgtagaccatgctggccttgaactcagagaacctATGAGAGGAGGCATCTGTCTctgcccagagtgctgggattaaaagcctgtgtcaTCAAGTCTGACTTTTTCTGAATCTTGCTGAGATGTCCAGAGGATTCCTGTGCACAAGAAAGTCTGGGACTCCCTGGTCTACCAGCCTTCTAGACACATGCCCAGAGCTGCACAGTCTGTGTTCAAGGTGTGTTCTCTAAAGAGATCACTGAGCACTGGAGGGGCCAGGATCAGTCCTGTTCTCTTTCTCGTCTACAATTGATAATCCTTTTGATGATTTTATTCACTTCCAAGTTTTTAAATGCCACTTAAGACCACCTCCCAAAAGTTGGGTGGTGagggctcacacctttaatcccagcactccggaggtagagccaggcagatctctgtaagttcgaagctagcctggtctacagagagccaGCAtagataccaaaactacacagagaaaccctgtctcaaaaaaacaaaacaaaacaaaacaaaagaccaccTTCTAAATAAATTTCTCCAGCCCAGACAAGTCTAATCTGCAGGTTTATCTGTCCTCTGCTAATCTGGTTGCCTTATGtgtgtttcctcatctgcaaacaGCAAATCTATTCTGCTACTTGTATAGTCGTAATTTTTTGGTAGCATCTTTACTTTATTTTGTAGTCCAGATTAATCCAGTAGGAAATATTGTGATGTCcatgttttaaatgaatttaaaattcaatttctttgctctgttttctCTGCTCACGCCTTAAGGAAAAGCAGCCTGTGCCCCTTCCCTAAACTACTAAATGAATTTCCAATTGTTTCCTCCATTGTCTTGCTTAATTCCCACAAATTCATTCAGCTCTAAACCAGAAtgatcctttgtttgtttgtttgtttatttttgaaacacaGTCTATGGAGCTGAACTTGTAGTCTCCTTCCCAGTTTCTGGGTTTCCAGGTGTGCATCACAACACCTGGCTCTTGGTTTTGTTGtctttgaattatttatatattgtagACATTAATCCTCTTTTGGATTATAACTGTTAAAGATTTCCCCCCATTTCTTAGATTATCTTTTCACTCTCTGATTGTTTCTTTGCTGggtagaagctttttaatttcatgcaataCAATTTGTCAACTCTTGCTATTATTTCTTGAGCTTTTAATCCTTTCTCAAAAGACCTGGTCTATGCATATATCAAAAGGGTTTCTCTCTAGCAGAATTTAGAGTTTCATATTACATTTAAAGTCTTTGAGATTATTTTCTACAGGGTGAGAGATGAGGATGTAGTTTTCTTCCTCTACATGGGAATATCAAGTTTTCCCAATAACATTTGTTGAATAGGTTTGTCTTTTTCCTCCAATGCATGTATTAGGCATTGTGATTGAATAAAATAACTGTATGTAAGGGTTTTTTCAGTTATCAGAGGGTCAGGGAATGCCATAGTAATCACACTGTGTAACAGATCTCACACAAGGGATTTACTTGGAGGGGTTCAAAAGCCTGCCTCAGCATgaggatggaagagagggaagtaggtggggaggaagagaggaagggggagacagggataggggagggagggagagagaggggtgaTGACTTGGACTTTATAGGGGGTATGGGGCATGAGCATTTGGGACCATGGCACGGTGGAAATGTGTCCCATTGTGATGACAGTGATGCTTGTGCTGAGCGTTTGAAGGCTGGGTGGGGGATGAGGGAGCACCTGGTTCTGGAATGTGGATGGTTCTTACAGTGTAGCTATAGATTACATGAGtcctctattctattccattgatctgtGTATGTCTGAGCCTGTTCCACGCCTgttacttcttcttttttaaagccaTGTCTCTGTAATAGATTTTAAGATCAGGATTTTAACACTTCTAGTATTGTTCTTCCGGCTAAGAACTACTTTGACTTTTAGGAGTATTTCCTGCATCCATATAAATTTAGAatgttttttagttctttaaagAATGTCTTTGGGAATTGTACTGAATTTCTAGATTTATTTCAGGACTACAGCCAtatttgcagtattttttttttttttttttttttttggtttttcgagacagggtttctctgtgtagctttgcgcctttcctggaactcacttggtagcccagactggccttgaactcacagagatccgcctggctctgcctcctgagtgctgggattaaaggcgtgcgccaccaccgcccggctaatatttGCAGTATTAATTTTGCCTATTCATGAGCATAGGAGGCTGTTCtatagttttccttccttccttccttccttccttccttccttccttccttccttccttccttccttccttccttccttccttccttccttcctttcttttgttgttgttgtttggatagttttggtttttgagacaaggtctcactatgtaaaccaggctggcacCAAAGTTGCAGCAACCCTCATTCTTCTGCTGAGTATTGTGTTACAAATGtaagccatcatgcccagccttaTTTAGTGTTTTAATCTTTATTGTAGATGTCTTTACTTCCTTACATATATTCCTAgatatttagttgtttaattttgttttttaagcaattATGTGTGGGGTTCCTTTCCTGATATTTATCACCATGTTAGTTGTTGTTATATTGAAAAGCTGCTGGCTGTTATATAGGCTTTATATCCTGCTGCTTTTCTGAAATTATGTTCGATATCAAACATAGGATCACATCACTtacaaataaagataatttaacTTCTTGCTTTACATCTtgtgtccattttctttttttctcttgctttattgttctttttttcatggatgtgtttagcttctttgggctgGATTTTCCCtcctaatgctttctgtagggctgggtttgtggacagatattgattaaatctggttttatcctggaatattttgtttactccgcctatggtgattgagagttttgctgggtataatagtctgggttggcatccgtggtctcttagtgtctgcatgagatttgtccatgatcttctagctttcatagtctctattgagtagtctggtgtttttctgatgggtttgcctttatatgttacttggtctttttcctttgcggctcttaatattttttctttgttctgtgtgtttagtgttttgattattatgtggtgagaggactttttttttggatccagcctattcggtgttctgtaagcttcttgtatcttcataggtatttctttctttaggttaggaaagttttcttctatgattttgttgaatatattttctgtgcctttgagttggtattcttctccttcttctatccctattattcttaggtttggtcttttcatggtgtcccaaattttctggacattttgtgttacgacttttttgtctttagtgttttctttgactgacgaatctattttctctatcgtatcttcagtgtcagagattctctgttccatcgcTTGTATtctggttggttatgcttgtttttgtagttcctgttcgtttagtc
This DNA window, taken from Peromyscus maniculatus bairdii isolate BWxNUB_F1_BW_parent chromosome 21, HU_Pman_BW_mat_3.1, whole genome shotgun sequence, encodes the following:
- the LOC102904415 gene encoding patr class I histocompatibility antigen, A-126 alpha chain-like — its product is MGAAVQRPALLLLSILLPLMKTKTHSGAGSHSLRYFVTTTASRTGPQGLKVFAVGYVDDTQILRFESDMATKMEPLVPWARLMGRDYLEWERVGMERYSHKARENVRFALQIYNQSNDGSHTFQCFIGCDVGPDRRFLRGHYRHAFDGHDYISLNEDLRTWTAADKTAQITQRQWEEKNVAQDWRLILEGQCVAWLLRHLELGKETLQRSDPPKAHITHHPRPEGDVTLRCWALGCYPADITLTWQRDEEDLTQDMDLIETRPAGDGTFQKWATVVVPSGEEQKYTCHVLHEGLPKPLILRWEPPPSPTIPTMGIIAGLVLLGILVAGAVAAIVMRKNTGLPVTIPWNIN